Proteins encoded in a region of the Procambarus clarkii isolate CNS0578487 chromosome 28, FALCON_Pclarkii_2.0, whole genome shotgun sequence genome:
- the LOC123755170 gene encoding cuticle protein AMP1A codes for MKFTILAVVVAAAVAAPQGGYQLQPTYSAPTLRAQAPATFEIVPILRDDRVQDDNGKYNFEVEAGNGIVFSESGSPDGPEGAVVSSGQYSYTAPDGTPVLVKYVADENGFQPESDLLPVAPEFPHPIPQFVLDQIAKAAEEDAAAARAQTPELRAAASYQAPSLTYGQPQ; via the exons ATGAAGTTC ACGATCCTTGCTGTTGTTGTGGCCGCTGCCGTCGCCGCCCCACAGGGTGGCTATCAGCTCCAGCCTACCTATAGCGCCCCCACTCTCAGAGCTCAGGCTCCTGCCACCTTTGAAATAGTGCCCATCCTGAGGGACGACCGTGTCCAGGACGATAACGGAAAATACAATTTTGAAGTGGAAGCTGGCAACGGCATCGTATTTTCCGAGAGTGGCTCTCCCGATGGGCCAGAGGGTGCAGTGGTTTCGTCTGGACAATACTC CTACACTGCTCCTGACGGCACTCCCGTCCTTGTGAAGTACGTCGCCGACGAGAACGGCTTCCAGCCTGAGTCTGACCTGCTGCCAGTGGCTCCTGAGTTCCCCCACCCAATCCCCCAGTTCGTGCTGGACCAGATCGCCAAAGCTGCTGAGGAAGACGCTGCCGCTGCCAGAGCGCAGACCCCTGAATTAAGGGCTGCCGCATCCTATCAGGCTCCTTCCCTCACCTACGGCCAGCCTCAGTAA